The stretch of DNA CCTTATGAACTTCCTTGCCGTTCCGCCGGAGGAGCGCCGGCCGGTGGACGGAAAGCTGGCGCCCATGGAAATTTCGGGAAACAGGCAGGAATCTCTGGCGGCCGCGATGAGCAACCGGGCGGACCTTGCCGCTCTCAAACAGCAGATCGAATATCAGAGCAACCAGATAGAAATCGAACGCAGCGCCCTGCGCCCACAGCTCGGTCTCACCGCCTCCACGGGGCTGTCGGACCCGTACAACCGCGAGGACCGTGGAGGGGACACCTGGAGGGCCGACCTGACGCTCACTCTTCCCATTTTCGACCGCGGCGTCTCACGGGGAAACGTCATCAAAGCTCAGGCCGTGATGAAGCAGAACGAAATTGCCCGGGCGCAAAAAGAGCTGGATGTAAAATCGGAAACGGAGACGGCGTGGACCGAACTGGAAACGGCCAGGGAAAATCTGGAGTCCACGGCGCAGGCCCTGGAACTTGCCGAGGAGACGCTGAGGCTGGCGGAAGTCGGTTTTCAGGAGGGAGTGACGCCTCAGCTCGACCTGCTCTCGGCCCAAACTTCTCTCACGGAAAGCCGGCTTGAACATCTTCGTTCACTGTATAATAATCTTCTCGCGATTGTCGCGCTCAAAGTGACTGAGGGGAATATCGCGGACTGGGTTGAAGGGATGACATTCTGATGATTGCGATGAAGTTGGAAAAATGGAAAAAAAGGACTGGCGGGACCCGCGCGGTGACAGTAGTGCTCTTTCTCGCGCTTTTTGCGGGAGCGGCGTGGTATTTTCTGATCTTCAGGGGGGCGAAGGCGTCCTCTCAGGAGCTGAAACCGGCGGAACCCGCGGCCTCAGTTCAGGCGGCTTACGTTCGGGTGGAAATCGCCTCGGGCAACGGGGTTGTGCGCGAAAGCATCGACCAGAACATGTCCATTGAGGCGATAAACAGAGTGCAGATGCTGCCACGGGTCACAGGCAGACTTGAAAAACTTCACGTGAGGCCCGGCGATATTGTGACAAAAGGTCAGCTCATCGCCACTCTGGAGCACGAGCAGCAGAACGCCCTCATCGGCTCCACCGAGGCGCAGGTGGCCTCCGCCAGAGCCGACACGGAGCGGGCACGGGCCGAGATGATGAACGCCAAAACCAACCTCGACCGCTACCAGAGGCTTCTCAAAGAGGGGTTCAGCACGCAGCAGCAGTACGACTCCATCGCCACGTCCTACGCCAGCGCGAGGGCGAGCTACAACGCCGCCCAGGCCAAAGAAAAACAGGCCGCTGCCGAGCTTGGCCGGGTGAAATCCACCCAGCAGGATTACATCATGTACTCCCCTCTGGACGGAACCGTTCTGTCCGACTACTCCCTCACCGCCGGCGCGATGATCTCCCCTTCCTCGCCCATCGTGGACATCGCCGATCTTAGGAGGCTCAAGGCGACGGTTCGGGTTCCGGAGGTCAAAATTTTCATCGTCCACCCGGGCATGGACGTCATCATGAGGTTCGACGCTCTGGAGGGCAGGGAATTTCACGGCCACGTGACCCGCATCGAGCCCTACGTCGATCCCGCGACCCGCACCAGCGTCGTCGAAATGGAGATCGACAACGAAGCCCTTGGAAACCTTCTGCGACCGGGCATGTTCGGCAGGGCGTCCATCGTGGAGAAAGAGTTTCGGGATGTGGTTCTCGTTCCCGAAAGCGCCATTCAGAGCGGTTCCGAGGGGCAGTTCGTCTTTTTCGAAAATGACGGCGCGGCGCGTCTGCAAAAAGTCAAAACCGGTTTGAGGCAGGGCAATTATCTTCAGGTGACGGAGGGAGTCGTCTCCGGCGACCGCGTCATCGTCTTCGGGGGCGCCAGCCTCAACGACGGCGACAGGGTGACCATTCAGCAATAAGATAATAAGGGAAAGGCTCCATCACCGGTTCATTCATCGATACCGAGGGCGATGGTGACCACCAGACCGCCTCCCGGCGCGTTTGCCGCGAAGACATTTCCCCCGTGGCTTTCGACGATGCGTCTCGTGATGGACAGGCCCAGCCCCACCCCTCCCTGGGACCGCTCCCGGGCCTTGTCGGTTCGATAATAGGGCAGAAAGATTTTTTCCAGCTCCTCCTCGGCGACGCCGTATCCGTGGTCGCGAACGGTGAGAACGGCGCGTTTCGCCCTGTTTCCCTCTTCCTGTCTCTCTTTCTGGCCATCTTCCTGACGCAGGTCGATTTCAACGACGCTTTCCGGGTCGATGTAGCGAAGGGCGTTTTGAATGACGTTGTACAGCGCCCGTTTCAGCAGGAGCGCGTCGCCGCGGACGGCGAGCTTCGGGGCGTTCAGGATCACGATCGTTTTTCCGGAGGTGTTCGCGAAGGCGGCATCCTCCACCGCGGAGCGAAGAACCTCGTCCAGCGCCACCCGTTCGGAGTGGGTCAGAGAGCCCTCCTCCACCCGGGTCAGGGTCAGAAGCTCCTCCACCATGTCGTCGATACATTTCACTTCCAGCTCGATGCGTTCCAGATATTTATTTTCGAGCTCCGACGCGGGCTGGAGGTTCTTTCGCAAAAGCGCCGCGGCCAGGTCCATGCGCTGCAGAGGAGAGCGTATTTCGTGAGAGATGTCCCGCAGAAGCCGTTTTTGGGAGGAGACGAGGTTTTCCACGCACTCGGCCATCTTATTGAAACTTTTACCCAGAGCGGCGATTTCGTCGCCCCGACCTGTGACGCTGGGGTCCACCCTCACCGAAAAAACGCCTCCCGCCAGTTTTTGAGTAATATCCTGAAGTTTCGACAGGGGCGTCATGAAGTTTTTCACCAGCATAAAACTGAAGAACACGGACAGAACGGCCACCGCCATGGGAATTTTGATAAAATCCAAAAAATTCGCCGGCCCCTGGTGCCGCAGGGCGGCGACAACCCGCGTGCGCCCCGATGGAGACAGGAAAGTCTCGAAAAAACGAAAGGGAGTTTCTTCCGCCTGGGCGTCAAGACGCTCCGCGCCTTCCGTGAAAAAACTTTCCCCGTCCCGTTCCACACGAATCTCCAGGTCGCTGGAAGCCCTGACGGCTTCGATCCAGGGCAGCAGCTCCTCCCGCGGGATCGAATCCGCCTGTCGGGCCAGTTCGGAGACGTGCCATTCCAGATGTTTGAAAATTTTCAGCGGCTCCCGGTCCTCCCGATCCTGAAGCACCCGGGCGAGATGGGTCAGATGAATGATGATCATGGGCAGAAAAAGCACCAGAAGCAGAGTGAGGTAGATTTTCCAGAAAAGCGAGGGAAAGACGAGGCGTTTCATGGCTGGTCCTCCGAAAAATCGTTTTTGGGGTAGACGTACATATACCCCTCATTTCTCAGGGTCCGGATGCGCTCTCTGCCGTCGGGATAAGGCCCGATTTTGCGCCTCAGACGGCTGATGTGGACGCTCAGGCTTCTGTCAAAGACGGTGTAATCCCGACCCAGAACGCTCAGGGAAAGCTGTTCCGCGGATATTTTTTTCCCCGCGCAGGAGATCAGCGAGTCCAGCAGACTGAACTCGATATTGGTCAGGGAAATCTCCTTCGCCCCGACTTTGACGGAGCGGGCGCTTCGGCGCATTTCCAGGTCGACCAGGACGACTTTATCATGCCCCGGCCTTTCGGAAAGATCGCCGGACCGGCGCAGCACGGCCTTCAGTCGGGCCAGCAGCTCGCGCGCGTCGAAGGGTTTGCAGATGTAATCGTCCGCGCCGATTTCCAGCCCAACGACTTTATCAATCTGATCGCCTCTGGCGGACAGCATGACCACCGGTACGTTCGAGATGTTGCGAATTTTCCTCAGAACGTCGAAGCCATCCTGTTCCGGCAGCATGATGTCCAAAATGACGATGTCATACGAATGATCGTCCAAAAGTTTCAATCCGGCGTTTCCGGAGTGGGCGCAGGCAAATTCAAAACCCTCCGATTGCAGGTAGTCCCTGAGCAGCGCACAAAGGTCCACGTCATCGTCGATCACAAGAACATGTTTGATTTTCTGAACCTCCATTATTTTCGATTATGACTATCAAGTTGTTTCAGATCAGGCCGAGCGGGTACTTCCCCCCACCGCGCCAAATCTTCCCCGAGATTACGTCAGAAGCGCGGGCGCGGGCCGCCGCCGGGGCCTCCTCCTCCGGAGCCAAAGGTGTCTCCAATGTTGAACTCTCCGACCGTCCCTGAAAGGATGAAGTCTTCTTCTTCGCCGCCTGACTGGCTCGAATAAGTCTCCTTCGAGCCTCCGGTGTAAGAGGCTTCCGTGTCGTACAGGCCGTCGCGCTCAGTTCCGTCAGACGTCCCTCCCGTGTAGACGTTGTACGCGACGCCGCTCTGCAGGCTCGGGCTGCTGAAAATAAATCCGCGGCAGTCTCGGCCCGTTTTATACGTGACGAGCGCCGCCCCCTGTTTGTCCGCGATGTGGATTGTCGTGCCTGACGGCTGCGCGGCGCCGAAATTCAGCGATAAGACCTTCTGGGCGGACGACTCGTCCGCTCTGGCGTTGTTATCCCCCGTGCCGATCACAAGACCGCCGTTGATCAACAGCCTGAAGCCGTCTCCGGCGTCCAATCCGCCGTTGTCGGGGCCTCCCATCGCGATGACGGTTCCGCCGTTTATCGTGAGGTTCGCGTTGGAGTCGATCCCGTCTCCAATGGCGTCCACATAGAGGTAGCCTCCGTCGATGACGATGCCCTCTCCGGCGTTAAGGCCGTCGTCAACCGCGGATACTCGGATGTCGCCTCCGCTGATGGTGAGGGTCGAGTCGCTCGCGATCCCCTCCTGACAGTTTCCGACTGCGACGAGGGAACCGCCGCCCCCGATTTCAAGAGGCACGGAACTAAATATGGCGGCGTCGCGATCCGCGTCCGCCCCACCGTCAGAAACGGCGTTGACGGTTCCTTCGGACAGAATCAGCCTCACCAGGGACGCCGATTTCGCAAAGATTGCCGGGCCGCTGGAATTGGCGATCGTCACGCCGGAAAGGTTGACGTTGACCTCCTGACTGGAGGTGTCTATGACGAGGCAGCCATCGCTCAGCACACCGGAGACGTCGTAATCCCCCGCTTCGGTGAGGATGACTTCGCCATCGGCCAGCGAATGCCCCGGCCCCTTCACGATTAACCCGGACGTGTCCGGAGCACCCGACATCCCGTCGTTGACGGCGTTTGAGCCTCCGCCGCAGCCCCCTGAGCACGTCATGAGGAACAGCGACATAAACAGGAGCAGAAAAAAACTTACGACGCTGCGAACGCTTGAATGAATAAAATGTTTTCTCACTTTTTTCACCTCACTTTTGGAGAATACCGATAAAAACCGACGACGCCTGCCGCCTGTGAGCAGTATATGCGCCTGCACAAAAGAATAAGCACAAAGTTTTCGTTGTTTTCGTCTCTGCCCCTTCATGCCTGATTTTACACCTTTTGCGCGTCTGGGTTGGGGGTTTTAATTTTCTTTACAATTCGTTACATTATTTTGCGTTCCTTTTGCCGCACCTTTGCTCATCAGGACTATACTTTATTAAAATTTAAGTTCTGCAAAGGGGGAACAGGAATGAATGTCGGTTCTGTATCGAGCGCCAGCGCGGCATTGGAAGAATATCTCGAAAAATTGAGAGAAAAAAAGAACCAACAGAGCGCGCCCAGCACGACCTCGAATCAAAGCACGCAAATCAGTATCAATATTGAGGAGATTATCGCCCAGCTTCAGGAACTGGAAGACGACCCCGAAGCTCTGAAAGCCAAGGCGGCGGAGTTGGCCGCCTCAGTCTCGAAAGCCGCTGAAGAA from Synergistaceae bacterium encodes:
- a CDS encoding efflux RND transporter periplasmic adaptor subunit, with product MTVVLFLALFAGAAWYFLIFRGAKASSQELKPAEPAASVQAAYVRVEIASGNGVVRESIDQNMSIEAINRVQMLPRVTGRLEKLHVRPGDIVTKGQLIATLEHEQQNALIGSTEAQVASARADTERARAEMMNAKTNLDRYQRLLKEGFSTQQQYDSIATSYASARASYNAAQAKEKQAAAELGRVKSTQQDYIMYSPLDGTVLSDYSLTAGAMISPSSPIVDIADLRRLKATVRVPEVKIFIVHPGMDVIMRFDALEGREFHGHVTRIEPYVDPATRTSVVEMEIDNEALGNLLRPGMFGRASIVEKEFRDVVLVPESAIQSGSEGQFVFFENDGAARLQKVKTGLRQGNYLQVTEGVVSGDRVIVFGGASLNDGDRVTIQQ
- a CDS encoding HAMP domain-containing protein; its protein translation is MKRLVFPSLFWKIYLTLLLVLFLPMIIIHLTHLARVLQDREDREPLKIFKHLEWHVSELARQADSIPREELLPWIEAVRASSDLEIRVERDGESFFTEGAERLDAQAEETPFRFFETFLSPSGRTRVVAALRHQGPANFLDFIKIPMAVAVLSVFFSFMLVKNFMTPLSKLQDITQKLAGGVFSVRVDPSVTGRGDEIAALGKSFNKMAECVENLVSSQKRLLRDISHEIRSPLQRMDLAAALLRKNLQPASELENKYLERIELEVKCIDDMVEELLTLTRVEEGSLTHSERVALDEVLRSAVEDAAFANTSGKTIVILNAPKLAVRGDALLLKRALYNVIQNALRYIDPESVVEIDLRQEDGQKERQEEGNRAKRAVLTVRDHGYGVAEEELEKIFLPYYRTDKARERSQGGVGLGLSITRRIVESHGGNVFAANAPGGGLVVTIALGIDE
- a CDS encoding response regulator transcription factor, translating into MEVQKIKHVLVIDDDVDLCALLRDYLQSEGFEFACAHSGNAGLKLLDDHSYDIVILDIMLPEQDGFDVLRKIRNISNVPVVMLSARGDQIDKVVGLEIGADDYICKPFDARELLARLKAVLRRSGDLSERPGHDKVVLVDLEMRRSARSVKVGAKEISLTNIEFSLLDSLISCAGKKISAEQLSLSVLGRDYTVFDRSLSVHISRLRRKIGPYPDGRERIRTLRNEGYMYVYPKNDFSEDQP
- a CDS encoding carbohydrate-binding domain-containing protein, with translation MRKHFIHSSVRSVVSFFLLLFMSLFLMTCSGGCGGGSNAVNDGMSGAPDTSGLIVKGPGHSLADGEVILTEAGDYDVSGVLSDGCLVIDTSSQEVNVNLSGVTIANSSGPAIFAKSASLVRLILSEGTVNAVSDGGADADRDAAIFSSVPLEIGGGGSLVAVGNCQEGIASDSTLTISGGDIRVSAVDDGLNAGEGIVIDGGYLYVDAIGDGIDSNANLTINGGTVIAMGGPDNGGLDAGDGFRLLINGGLVIGTGDNNARADESSAQKVLSLNFGAAQPSGTTIHIADKQGAALVTYKTGRDCRGFIFSSPSLQSGVAYNVYTGGTSDGTERDGLYDTEASYTGGSKETYSSQSGGEEEDFILSGTVGEFNIGDTFGSGGGGPGGGPRPRF